A part of Brachybacterium faecium DSM 4810 genomic DNA contains:
- a CDS encoding transglycosylase-like protein (PFAM: Transglycosylase-like domain) — translation MSKHSTHATRTLKTSPLRRGLARTAVTLAGGAVVATGMIATGTAANAAGGWDEVAACESGGDWSINTGNGYYGGLQFSQQTWEGYGGTQYAATADQASKSQQIAIGEKVLAGQGAGAWPTCGTALSGGADTGSAPSAEERAPEQEAPEQEAPQQEQESTESRESEQKADRSSERENSEPQGDWSCDGDGIPNNCDENGFTKETEEKQEPAEQPAPEKQQSAPAPEQSSGSEGSRATGDLSVAGTLEVDGVMGPKTVSALQDWLGVEQTGEMNEETTLALQGWANTGQDGEIGEDTVAGLQHEVGAAQNGSDEIDEDTVEVLQSFLNLY, via the coding sequence ATGTCCAAGCACAGCACGCACGCCACCAGAACCCTGAAGACCTCCCCCCTGCGCCGCGGCCTGGCCCGCACCGCCGTCACCCTCGCCGGCGGCGCGGTCGTCGCGACCGGCATGATCGCCACCGGCACCGCCGCGAACGCGGCCGGCGGCTGGGACGAGGTCGCCGCCTGCGAGTCCGGCGGCGACTGGTCGATCAACACCGGCAACGGCTACTACGGCGGCCTGCAGTTCTCGCAGCAGACCTGGGAGGGCTACGGCGGCACGCAGTACGCGGCCACCGCCGACCAGGCCTCCAAGAGCCAGCAGATCGCGATCGGCGAGAAGGTCCTGGCCGGCCAGGGCGCGGGTGCCTGGCCGACCTGCGGCACGGCCCTCAGCGGCGGTGCCGATACCGGCAGCGCCCCCTCCGCCGAGGAGCGGGCTCCCGAGCAGGAGGCCCCCGAGCAGGAGGCTCCCCAGCAGGAGCAGGAGTCCACCGAGAGCCGCGAGTCGGAGCAGAAGGCCGATCGCTCGAGCGAGCGCGAGAACAGCGAGCCGCAGGGCGACTGGAGCTGCGACGGCGACGGCATCCCGAACAACTGCGACGAGAACGGCTTCACCAAGGAGACCGAGGAGAAGCAGGAGCCGGCCGAGCAGCCCGCTCCCGAGAAGCAGCAGAGCGCCCCGGCCCCGGAGCAGTCCTCCGGCTCGGAGGGCTCGCGCGCCACCGGTGACCTGTCCGTGGCCGGCACCCTCGAGGTGGACGGCGTGATGGGTCCGAAGACGGTCAGCGCCCTCCAGGACTGGCTGGGCGTGGAGCAGACCGGCGAGATGAACGAGGAGACCACCCTCGCGCTCCAGGGCTGGGCCAACACCGGCCAGGACGGCGAGATCGGCGAGGACACCGTCGCCGGCCTCCAGCACGAGGTCGGTGCCGCCCAGAACGGCTCCGACGAGATCGACGAGGACACCGTGGAGGTCCTGCAGAGCTTCCTCAACCTCTACTGA
- a CDS encoding transposase family protein (PFAM: Transposase), which produces MSQPTFTAPDLDTFCMVDALGLTVTGQHLEPERAVLQCRVREDDPWCRSCGGEGIPKGTVLRKLAHVPLGWRPTQLWIRVRRYRCPDCLRVWRQDTTDAAAPRAKLSRHAVLWALKSVVIDRMSIARLAAGLDCSWHTVNDAVLAAGRQLLLEDPRRFDGVAVIGVDEHCWRHTGRGSRYVTVIIDLTPVRDGTGPARLLDMVEGRSKAVFATWLGTQSEDFRAGVEVVAMDGFTGFKTAAAEELPEATAVMDPFHVVALAGDALDQARQRIQRETTGRRGRSGDPLYGARKTLRTGVDLLTPGQGSKLDRVFGSDEHVELEATWSVYQKVVAAYRCGSKPAGKQMLTEVIDSLRRGVPAKLVELKKLGRTLNRRAVDILAYFDRPGTSNGPTEAINGRLEHLRGTALGFRNLTNYITRALLDTGGFRPLLHPHLR; this is translated from the coding sequence ATGTCCCAGCCTACGTTCACCGCCCCGGATCTCGACACCTTCTGCATGGTCGACGCGCTCGGCCTGACCGTCACCGGCCAGCACCTCGAACCTGAGAGAGCAGTGCTTCAGTGCCGAGTCCGTGAGGATGATCCCTGGTGCCGCTCCTGCGGCGGCGAAGGCATCCCGAAGGGCACGGTGCTGCGGAAATTGGCCCACGTCCCCTTGGGGTGGCGGCCCACCCAGCTCTGGATCCGAGTCCGCCGGTACCGGTGCCCAGACTGCCTGCGGGTCTGGCGCCAGGACACCACCGATGCCGCGGCCCCGCGGGCGAAGCTCTCCCGGCACGCGGTGCTCTGGGCGCTGAAGTCCGTGGTCATCGACAGGATGTCGATCGCTCGCCTCGCCGCCGGGCTGGACTGCTCATGGCATACCGTCAACGATGCCGTCCTCGCAGCGGGCCGGCAGCTACTCCTCGAGGATCCTCGCCGGTTCGATGGGGTCGCGGTGATCGGGGTCGATGAGCACTGCTGGCGCCACACCGGCCGCGGATCCCGCTACGTGACCGTGATCATCGATCTGACCCCGGTTCGCGATGGAACCGGTCCAGCGCGGTTGCTGGACATGGTCGAAGGACGCTCCAAGGCCGTGTTCGCCACCTGGCTCGGGACCCAGAGCGAGGACTTCCGCGCCGGGGTCGAGGTGGTCGCCATGGACGGGTTCACCGGGTTCAAGACTGCCGCAGCAGAAGAGCTGCCCGAGGCCACCGCAGTGATGGACCCATTTCATGTCGTCGCGCTGGCCGGCGACGCGTTGGACCAGGCCCGGCAGCGCATCCAGCGTGAGACCACCGGGCGCCGGGGGCGATCGGGTGATCCGCTCTATGGGGCGCGGAAGACGCTGCGCACCGGGGTCGATCTGCTCACCCCGGGCCAGGGGTCCAAGCTCGATCGAGTCTTCGGTTCTGATGAGCATGTCGAACTCGAGGCCACCTGGAGTGTGTATCAGAAGGTCGTCGCCGCCTACCGGTGCGGCTCCAAGCCCGCCGGCAAGCAGATGCTGACAGAGGTGATCGACTCGCTGCGGCGCGGGGTCCCGGCCAAGCTGGTCGAGCTGAAGAAGCTGGGCCGGACGCTGAATCGCCGGGCGGTCGACATCCTGGCCTACTTCGACCGCCCCGGCACCTCCAATGGGCCCACTGAGGCGATCAACGGCCGGCTCGAGCATCTGCGCGGCACCGCTCTGGGGTTCCGGAACCTGACCAACTACATCACCCGCGCCCTGCTGGACACTGGAGGATTCAGGCCCTTGCTACACCCTCATCTGCGATGA
- a CDS encoding predicted dehydrogenase (PFAM: Oxidoreductase family, NAD-binding Rossmann fold; Oxidoreductase family, C-terminal alpha/beta domain): MSEKNVRLGIIGLGAQGGTYAGLVDEGRVPGMSLGAIADTDPAKRELAAQKFPDAPFYDDHLAMLDSGDVDAIVTTVPHFLHPEMTIDAIGKGVHALTEKPAGVYTSQVEAMNTFAAEHPETTFAIMFNQRTNPVYTDLKALIDSGELGALRHTSWIITTWWRPQGYYDQSEWRATWGGEGGGVLVNQAPHQLDLWQWLCGTPKKVFAKLAFGFQREIATEDEVNALVDFGDGVTGHFMTSTNDIIGTDRLEMLFDKGKVVVDGSKKVTIHRLTQDERALSDSMSMQDVAKLFRGEADQSSVFTVEEKDYESVWGKQHLDVLTNFAAHINDGTDLIADGAEGINGVRLASGMQLSAWTGREIDLVDFPAEEYLAELNARIQEEGKFPTRS, from the coding sequence ATGTCGGAGAAGAACGTTCGGCTCGGAATCATCGGCCTCGGCGCCCAGGGCGGCACCTATGCCGGCCTCGTCGACGAGGGCCGGGTGCCGGGCATGAGCCTCGGCGCCATCGCGGACACGGACCCCGCCAAGCGGGAGCTCGCCGCGCAGAAGTTCCCGGACGCGCCGTTCTACGACGACCACCTCGCGATGCTCGACTCCGGGGACGTGGACGCCATCGTCACCACCGTGCCGCACTTCCTCCACCCCGAGATGACCATCGACGCGATCGGCAAGGGCGTCCACGCCCTCACCGAGAAGCCTGCCGGGGTGTACACCTCGCAGGTCGAGGCGATGAACACCTTCGCGGCGGAGCATCCCGAGACCACCTTCGCGATCATGTTCAACCAGCGCACGAACCCGGTCTACACCGATCTCAAGGCGCTCATCGACTCCGGCGAGCTCGGGGCGCTGCGCCACACCTCCTGGATCATCACCACCTGGTGGCGCCCGCAGGGCTACTACGACCAGTCCGAGTGGCGCGCGACCTGGGGCGGCGAGGGCGGCGGCGTGCTGGTCAATCAAGCCCCCCATCAGCTGGACCTGTGGCAGTGGCTGTGCGGCACCCCGAAGAAGGTCTTCGCGAAGCTGGCCTTCGGCTTCCAGCGCGAGATCGCCACGGAGGACGAGGTCAATGCGCTCGTCGACTTCGGCGACGGCGTCACCGGCCACTTCATGACCTCCACCAACGACATCATCGGCACCGACCGCCTCGAGATGCTGTTCGACAAGGGCAAGGTCGTGGTCGACGGCTCGAAGAAGGTGACGATCCACCGCCTCACGCAGGACGAGCGCGCCCTCAGCGACTCGATGTCCATGCAGGACGTCGCCAAGCTCTTCCGCGGCGAGGCGGATCAGTCCTCCGTGTTCACCGTCGAGGAGAAGGACTACGAGTCGGTGTGGGGCAAGCAGCACCTCGACGTGCTGACGAACTTCGCCGCGCACATCAACGACGGCACCGACCTCATCGCCGACGGCGCCGAGGGCATCAACGGGGTGCGCCTGGCCTCCGGCATGCAGCTGTCGGCCTGGACCGGTCGCGAGATCGACCTCGTCGACTTCCCCGCCGAGGAGTACCTCGCCGAGCTCAACGCACGCATCCAGGAGGAGGGGAAGTTCCCCACCCGCTCCTGA